One Nonomuraea rubra DNA window includes the following coding sequences:
- a CDS encoding DUF7426 family protein, translating to MTQFQDLDEFFDDTLPLPVGGKWYRIPAPDAEVGLLCQRLMHASMAAEQGETVDDPKLNELAEVVLSDDEERDLYQRILGPVWHELRTDGVSWPKVQHVGATALVWVAAGKEAAAKIWASGGVGEAPAPNRATRRATAAAATSTRSRGSATTTTRTTASRSRKAAPSRGKTS from the coding sequence GTGACCCAGTTCCAGGACCTCGACGAGTTCTTCGACGACACCTTGCCGCTCCCGGTGGGCGGGAAGTGGTACCGCATCCCCGCCCCCGACGCCGAGGTCGGCCTGCTGTGCCAGCGGCTCATGCACGCCAGCATGGCCGCCGAGCAGGGCGAGACGGTGGACGACCCCAAGCTCAACGAGCTGGCCGAGGTTGTTCTGTCCGATGACGAGGAGCGCGACCTGTACCAGCGCATCCTCGGGCCGGTGTGGCACGAGCTGCGCACGGACGGCGTGTCGTGGCCGAAGGTCCAGCACGTCGGCGCGACCGCGCTGGTGTGGGTCGCGGCCGGTAAGGAAGCAGCCGCGAAAATCTGGGCCTCGGGCGGCGTGGGGGAAGCCCCGGCCCCGAACCGGGCGACTCGTCGGGCGACGGCAGCGGCGGCGACATCGACCCGATCTCGGGGCTCCGCGACTACTACGACCCGGACGACGGCCTCTCGGTCTCGCAAGGCCGCACCGTCTCGTGGCAAGACATCCTGA
- a CDS encoding DNA cytosine methyltransferase, whose protein sequence is MRRVLDAFCGVGGAARGYQRAGFHVVGVDVRPMPRYCGDEFVRGNAIEFIARYGHEFDFIHASPPCQAHTTLTLGTNHGRAYPDLIAVTRRVLRGTGRPWVIENVPAAPIRRDLMLCGAMFPELAVLRHRWFEFGGVRVAQPEHPKHRGRVAGYRHGDWHEGPYVAVYGKGGGKGPTSLWQQAMGIDWPAARREIRQAIPPAYTELIGRAVHAQLPAADFTPFKTHRR, encoded by the coding sequence GTGAGGCGGGTCCTCGACGCGTTCTGCGGCGTAGGCGGGGCGGCGCGCGGCTACCAGCGCGCGGGGTTCCACGTCGTCGGCGTGGACGTCCGGCCGATGCCCCGGTACTGCGGGGACGAGTTCGTGCGCGGCAACGCGATCGAGTTCATCGCCCGGTACGGCCACGAGTTCGACTTCATCCACGCGTCGCCGCCGTGCCAGGCGCACACGACGCTGACGCTCGGCACGAACCACGGTCGCGCCTATCCGGACCTGATCGCGGTGACACGGCGGGTGCTGCGGGGGACCGGCCGGCCGTGGGTGATCGAGAACGTCCCAGCCGCGCCCATCCGCCGGGACCTGATGCTGTGCGGAGCCATGTTCCCGGAGCTGGCGGTGCTGCGGCACCGCTGGTTCGAGTTCGGCGGCGTCCGCGTCGCCCAGCCCGAGCATCCGAAGCACCGCGGCCGCGTCGCCGGCTATCGGCATGGCGACTGGCACGAGGGCCCGTACGTCGCGGTGTACGGCAAGGGCGGGGGCAAGGGGCCGACGTCGCTGTGGCAGCAGGCCATGGGCATCGACTGGCCCGCCGCCCGGCGGGAGATCCGGCAGGCGATCCCCCCGGCGTACACCGAGCTGATCGGGCGGGCTGTCCACGCGCAGCTTCCGGCCGCTGACTTCACCCCATTCAAGACCCACAGGAGGTGA
- a CDS encoding phage tail protein, with product MTLNVGELFATIDVKDRGTSKVNRFMTFMRDAAKKLDLDAGKLAKSAGSVGVKATATALQVSSMAASMAAAAQGAVGLVAALAPAAGIVAALPGAIALGQAALATLKIALAGVGDAFSAALGDDPKKFEESLAGLSPAAQAAARELHSVKPAIDGLRSAVQDAFFAPLAGQIRAVADAVVGPLASGMQGVAREFGLAGAEAARFASSSATVAAISSIFGSLRSAVAALQPAIQPVLAGFRDIAVVGASFSSGLVPGIASAAQRFGEFLSNAANSGTALSWMQGAVDVFKQLGQVGGDVIGIVKSIFSAMSSGGSGALGVVGQLLDQLNAFLASAQGQQALVAIFTALSQVGSALMPIFRALGGALAQVAPHIGAIATALGPGLAAAVSALGPALAALGPGLTMVAQMLAQAFASPELQSGLLMLGQGLSAALSALAPLLPAVAQLAGIVGQVLGIALSNLSAALGPVISALSSALQPALASISSAFAQLGPAMQPIYAAFGQIAGAIVQSVLPPILQLVPSLLNGLVPAFVELINAVNPLIPLLTDLLVMAIKDILPAVVPVIPIVTQLGVAFVQMGAKVAQIVAQIKPAIEAGVAIFRWMYNILVGNSIIPDMVNAIGTWIGTKLIGWFSALPGKIKNAMSSIGPTMAGIAQDVVSGFWNKLQSLASGLYNNVRNFFSNIVKSAKDALGIKSPSKVFAQIGAFMMQGMSIGVDKARGVVMSSLKKVATLATRTAMPDLSVPGVTVPDGIGSGRAMSRTVVNVTNHYPQAEPTSVTVNRSLQYVGAMGVI from the coding sequence GTGACGCTGAACGTTGGCGAACTCTTCGCGACCATCGACGTGAAGGACCGGGGCACGAGCAAGGTCAACCGGTTCATGACCTTCATGCGCGACGCCGCGAAGAAGCTCGACCTCGACGCGGGCAAGCTCGCCAAGTCGGCCGGCTCGGTGGGTGTCAAGGCCACAGCTACGGCGCTCCAGGTGTCCTCCATGGCAGCTTCGATGGCCGCCGCCGCGCAGGGCGCGGTCGGTCTGGTCGCGGCCCTGGCTCCGGCGGCGGGTATCGTCGCTGCTCTGCCGGGCGCGATCGCTCTCGGGCAGGCGGCGCTGGCCACTCTCAAGATCGCCTTGGCTGGCGTGGGCGACGCTTTCTCCGCCGCACTGGGCGACGACCCGAAGAAGTTCGAGGAAAGCCTGGCGGGGCTCTCACCTGCGGCGCAGGCCGCCGCGCGCGAGCTGCACTCGGTCAAGCCCGCGATCGACGGGCTGCGGTCCGCCGTCCAGGACGCCTTCTTCGCGCCGCTGGCCGGCCAGATCCGAGCTGTAGCGGACGCCGTGGTCGGGCCGCTGGCCAGTGGGATGCAGGGCGTGGCGCGGGAGTTCGGTCTCGCCGGTGCGGAGGCGGCGCGGTTCGCCTCCTCCTCGGCGACGGTGGCGGCCATCTCGTCCATCTTCGGATCGCTGCGTTCGGCGGTCGCTGCACTGCAGCCCGCCATCCAGCCCGTGCTGGCTGGCTTTCGTGACATCGCTGTGGTGGGCGCGTCCTTTTCGTCGGGGCTGGTTCCCGGCATCGCGTCGGCGGCTCAGCGGTTCGGAGAGTTCCTGTCCAATGCCGCTAACAGCGGTACCGCTCTTAGCTGGATGCAGGGCGCGGTGGACGTGTTCAAGCAGCTCGGACAGGTCGGCGGTGACGTGATCGGCATCGTCAAGTCGATCTTCTCGGCGATGTCCTCGGGCGGGTCCGGGGCGCTGGGCGTGGTTGGCCAGCTTCTTGATCAGCTCAACGCCTTCTTGGCGAGCGCTCAGGGCCAGCAGGCGCTCGTGGCGATCTTCACTGCGTTGTCGCAGGTCGGAAGCGCCTTGATGCCGATCTTCCGGGCGCTCGGTGGCGCGCTGGCGCAGGTGGCGCCGCACATCGGTGCCATCGCGACGGCGCTGGGTCCGGGGCTTGCCGCCGCGGTGTCCGCGCTCGGGCCAGCCTTGGCGGCCTTGGGTCCTGGGCTGACCATGGTCGCCCAGATGCTCGCACAGGCGTTCGCATCGCCGGAGCTGCAGTCCGGGCTGCTCATGCTCGGTCAGGGGCTCTCTGCCGCGCTCTCCGCACTCGCTCCTTTGCTGCCAGCGGTAGCGCAGTTGGCAGGCATCGTGGGCCAGGTCCTCGGCATTGCGCTGAGTAATCTCTCGGCTGCGCTCGGTCCGGTGATCAGTGCCTTGTCGAGTGCCCTGCAACCTGCCCTCGCGTCCATTTCGTCCGCTTTTGCCCAACTCGGGCCTGCGATGCAGCCCATTTATGCAGCTTTCGGTCAGATAGCGGGCGCAATTGTGCAATCCGTGCTGCCGCCGATCCTGCAGCTAGTCCCTTCGCTGCTAAATGGGCTAGTTCCTGCCTTTGTCGAACTGATCAATGCCGTTAATCCGCTTATTCCGCTTTTGACCGATTTGCTGGTCATGGCGATCAAGGACATCCTGCCTGCGGTCGTGCCCGTCATCCCGATCGTGACTCAACTCGGAGTCGCCTTCGTGCAGATGGGCGCCAAGGTGGCCCAGATCGTCGCGCAGATCAAGCCCGCCATCGAGGCCGGAGTCGCGATCTTCCGCTGGATGTACAACATCCTCGTCGGCAATTCGATCATCCCCGACATGGTCAACGCCATCGGCACGTGGATCGGCACGAAGCTCATCGGCTGGTTCTCGGCGCTGCCAGGCAAGATCAAAAACGCGATGTCGTCCATAGGCCCGACCATGGCAGGCATTGCCCAGGACGTGGTCTCAGGCTTCTGGAACAAACTCCAGTCGCTGGCCAGCGGGCTGTACAACAACGTCCGCAACTTCTTCTCCAACATCGTCAAGAGCGCCAAGGACGCCCTCGGCATCAAGTCGCCGTCGAAGGTGTTCGCCCAGATCGGAGCCTTCATGATGCAAGGCATGTCGATCGGCGTGGACAAGGCCCGCGGGGTCGTCATGTCGTCGCTGAAGAAGGTGGCCACGCTGGCGACGCGGACTGCGATGCCGGACCTGTCGGTGCCGGGTGTGACCGTCCCGGACGGGATCGGCAGTGGGCGCGCCATGTCGCGGACGGTGGTCAACGTGACGAACCACTACCCGCAGGCGGAGCCGACCTCCGTGACCGTGAACCGGTCGCTCCAGTACGTCGGCGCGATGGGAGTGATCTGA